In Vibrio hippocampi, a single genomic region encodes these proteins:
- the rnd gene encoding ribonuclease D encodes MNYQIITDNSDLASVCEQARQADVIMLDTEFVRIRTFYPKLGLIQLYDGQTLSLIDPLTITEFEPFVELLKDTSVMKVLHACGEDLEVFFNEFGTMPTPMIDTQIMAAFLGFGLSTGFAALVDNYLNVELDKSESRADWVARPLTDKQLDYAAADVFYLWPLYHQLQAQLDEKQWTEAALQESQMQANKRGKAPNVQNAYLDIKGAWQLSPKQLAILKPLAKWRVKEALKRDLALNFVVKEQDLWNVARFGLKKPQQMEEQGMDPRAIRRHGERIASIVKKAQQTPEAEYPEKIERLMDFQGYKQIFKCLKDAVKQVSEETGLATEFLASKKQLNQYLSWIWKYDRSEEKTPDVMQSWRLELLGQKLEKAMD; translated from the coding sequence GTGAATTATCAAATAATAACCGACAACAGTGACCTTGCCTCTGTCTGTGAGCAAGCCCGTCAAGCCGATGTAATTATGCTGGATACGGAGTTTGTTCGCATCCGTACTTTTTATCCTAAGCTTGGACTGATCCAACTTTATGATGGTCAGACTCTGTCGCTTATCGACCCTTTGACCATTACTGAGTTTGAACCTTTTGTCGAACTGCTCAAAGACACATCGGTGATGAAAGTCTTACACGCATGTGGTGAAGATCTGGAAGTCTTTTTCAATGAATTTGGCACGATGCCGACCCCCATGATTGATACTCAAATCATGGCGGCGTTTTTGGGCTTTGGTTTATCGACGGGCTTTGCTGCTCTGGTGGATAACTATCTCAATGTTGAACTGGATAAAAGTGAATCAAGGGCTGACTGGGTGGCAAGACCGCTAACGGATAAGCAGCTAGATTACGCCGCTGCCGATGTGTTCTATCTCTGGCCTTTGTATCATCAACTGCAAGCGCAACTGGATGAAAAACAGTGGACGGAAGCAGCATTGCAAGAGTCACAAATGCAAGCAAACAAGCGTGGCAAAGCCCCCAATGTTCAGAACGCTTACTTAGATATTAAGGGCGCGTGGCAGCTGTCACCAAAGCAGCTTGCGATCTTAAAGCCGTTGGCTAAATGGCGGGTCAAAGAGGCGTTAAAGCGTGATTTGGCGTTAAATTTTGTCGTTAAAGAGCAAGACTTGTGGAATGTGGCTCGTTTTGGTCTGAAAAAACCGCAGCAGATGGAAGAGCAGGGCATGGACCCAAGAGCGATTCGTCGCCATGGAGAACGCATTGCGAGTATAGTGAAAAAAGCTCAGCAGACTCCTGAAGCAGAGTACCCAGAGAAAATAGAGCGTTTGATGGATTTTCAGGGCTATAAACAGATTTTTAAGTGTTTGAAAGATGCCGTTAAACAAGTCTCAGAAGAGACAGGTCTTGCGACGGAATTTTTAGCGTCTAAGAAACAGCTAAACCAATATTTGTCATGGATCTGGAAATATGATCGAAGTGAAGAGAAAACACCGGATGTGATGCAAAGCTGGCGACTTGAACTCTTGGGTCAAAAACTTGAGAAAGCGATGGATTAG
- the minE gene encoding cell division topological specificity factor MinE: MSLLEFFRPQKKSSANLAKERLQIIVAERRSGGSPSPSYLPQLKQDILAAIGKYVDVDPSMVDLTFEHKDDDISVLELNIQLPEDDK; the protein is encoded by the coding sequence ATGTCGTTACTAGAATTTTTTCGACCGCAGAAAAAGAGCTCTGCAAACCTAGCAAAAGAACGACTACAGATTATCGTTGCAGAACGTCGTAGCGGTGGTTCGCCTTCTCCTTCCTATTTGCCTCAGCTAAAGCAAGATATTTTGGCTGCCATTGGCAAGTATGTCGATGTTGATCCATCAATGGTCGATCTCACTTTTGAACACAAAGATGATGATATTTCGGTGTTGGAACTTAACATCCAACTACCTGAAGACGATAAGTAA
- the minD gene encoding septum site-determining protein MinD — MARIIVVTSGKGGVGKTTSSAAIASGLALKGKKTAVIDFDIGLRNLDLIMGCERRVVYDFVNVINGEATLNQALIKDKRNANLFILPASQTRDKDALTHEGVRRVLDELDEMGFDFVICDSPAGIEQGALMALYFADEAIVTTNPEVSSVRDSDRILGILDSKSRRSEEGLEPVKQHLLLTRYNPGRVNLGEMLSVQDVEDILHISLLGVIPESQAVLNASNKGVPVIFDTESDAGMAYSDTVERLLGEQVDFRFLTEEKKGIFKRLFGG; from the coding sequence GTAACGTCAGGAAAAGGTGGCGTAGGTAAAACCACCTCTAGTGCGGCAATCGCATCTGGCCTTGCACTCAAAGGCAAGAAAACCGCGGTTATCGACTTCGATATCGGTCTACGTAACCTTGACCTAATTATGGGCTGTGAACGTCGTGTGGTTTATGATTTTGTCAACGTGATTAATGGTGAAGCTACCCTTAATCAGGCGCTTATCAAAGACAAACGCAACGCAAATCTGTTCATTCTACCCGCTTCACAAACCCGCGATAAAGATGCACTGACTCATGAAGGTGTACGTCGAGTGTTGGATGAACTGGATGAGATGGGCTTTGACTTTGTTATCTGCGATTCACCAGCGGGTATTGAGCAAGGTGCGTTAATGGCACTTTACTTTGCCGATGAAGCCATTGTGACCACGAACCCAGAAGTCTCTTCTGTGCGTGACTCAGACCGTATCCTTGGTATTTTGGACTCTAAGTCTCGTCGCTCTGAAGAGGGTCTTGAGCCGGTTAAGCAGCACCTACTTTTGACTCGCTATAACCCGGGTCGTGTCAACCTTGGTGAAATGCTTTCTGTACAAGACGTTGAAGATATCCTACATATTTCTCTATTGGGTGTGATTCCTGAGAGCCAAGCAGTACTCAATGCTTCCAACAAGGGTGTGCCGGTTATTTTTGATACCGAATCTGACGCAGGTATGGCTTATTCCGATACGGTTGAGCGCCTACTGGGAGAACAAGTAGACTTTCGCTTCCTTACTGAGGAAAAGAAAGGGATCTTTAAACGTCTATTTGGGGGATAA